The following coding sequences lie in one Cryptococcus neoformans var. neoformans B-3501A chromosome 2, whole genome shotgun sequence genomic window:
- a CDS encoding hypothetical protein (Match to ESTs gb|CF185861.1|CF185861, gb|CF185860.1|CF185860; HMMPfam hit to RNA_pol_N, RNA polymerases N / 8 kDa subunit, score: 116.0, E(): 8.6e-32): protein MIIPVRCFSCGKVIGNLWDSYLELLAAGVDEGEAMDKLQLKRYCCRRMVLTHVDLIEKLLMYNPLARDR from the exons ATG ATTATTCCCGTCCGTTGCTTCTCCTGCGGTAAGGTCATCGGTAACCTTTGGGACAGCTACCTTGAGCTCCTCGCCGCCGGTGTTGATGAGGG TGAGGCGATGGACAAGTTGCAATT GAAGCGATATTGCTGTCGACGAATGGTCCTCACCCACG TGGATCTTATTGAAAAGTTGCTGATGTACAACC CTCTCGCACGGGATCGATAG
- a CDS encoding hypothetical protein (HMMPfam hit to Peptidase_C50, Peptidase family C50, score: 49.5, E(): 9.1e-12) — translation MSSLTESAVTMPMGIPEKKIKDRQSARLSIQAFLTRAEDAFLSALDLVAAGGKVEGIRQACLALALLKAFQTSLGQGSESVTSAAASTLASSSSITLHRELLHAIETKFIDIDHGDIDWPSFDPPVTGKPNGDDVDLSDDLDDHDGKLRSYWQMIKSKYESKHILAADAISLEDVPANWAVITINVSDDRNTMFISRHQNGYEPIVFCLPVDRQGRREGDDDIWTFDAAVEELETIVKASNEGARRAKHITTSEGKAEWWAERRALDKRMEELCVNLEFVWLGAFKTILSPRNRFSKADLSDFSDSLDKIFGAALSGGRNSKAKKCATKPHLDDALLESFASLSSKCKEEEVEDLVYFILDVYQFHGVPVALSELDIDQIALDVKGALEKVETKQNNTSNALGEEHIFLALDKNVQSFPWESIPILRGRPTSRIPSLSFLLDQVAMGNHLRPSLTQSVVATDNHLDIKRTVNSRRTFYILNPSGDLARTETHFKPWIDEMVEKAGWKGIVGRPPTEMEMRAALRDYDLVLYFGHGGAEQYISSQKIRSLPQCATTMLWGCSSGHLKDQGDFDRTGTAWHYMVAGCPSLVGNLWDVTDRDIDRISEHVLKHGLHLDAAHQPQSRSRTNTLLPLSELSTVQAVNKARNECKLKYLNGAAPVVYGLPVYLH, via the exons ATGAGCTCTTTGACTGAATCAG CTGTGACTATGCCAATGGGCATTcctgaaaagaagatcaaAGATCGCCAGTCTGCTAGGCTCAGTATCCAAGCTTTCTTGACTCGTGCTGAGGATGCTTTCTTGTCCGCGTTGGACCTAGTAGCGGCTGGGGGTAAAGTAGAAGGCATCAGACAGGCTTGTCTTGCTCTGGCTTTGTTAAAGGCTTTTCAGACATCATTAGGCCAAGGTTCAGAGAGTGTCACATCTGCCGCTGCAAGTACACTTG CTTCCAGTTCGTCTATCACGTTACATCGTGAGCTGCTGCATGCCATTGAAACTAAATTTATCGATATCGATCATGGCGATATTGATTGGCCATCATTTGACCCTCCAGTTACTGGCAAGCCCAATGGCGACGATGTGGATCTTTCTGACGACCTTGATGACCATGATGGCAAGCTTCGATCGTACTGGCAAATGATTAAATCTAAGTACGAATCCAAGCATATATTAGCAGCCGACGCCATTTCTCTCGAAGACGTCCCAGCCAACTGGGCGGTAATCACTATCAACGTGTCAGACGATCGAAATACTATGTTTATTTCACGCCACCAGAATGGCTATGAGCCCATCGTATTCTGTCTCCCAGTGGATCGACAAGggcgaagagaaggagacgaTGATATATGGACCTTTGATGCTGCTGTCGAAGAGCTAGAGACTATTGTCAAGGCCAGTAACGAAGGTGCTAGAAGAGCCAAGCATATCACTACTTCAGAAGGAAAGGCGGAATGGTGGGCTGAGAGGAGAGCTTTGGAtaagaggatggaagagctgtGTGTAAACCTTGAGTTTGTATGGCTCGGTGCTTTTAAG ACCATTTTGAGCCCCAGGAACAGGTTCAGCAAAGCAGATTTATCAGATTTTAGTGATAGTCTTGACAAAATCTTTGGGGCTGCTCTCTCGGGCGGGCGAAATTcaaaggcgaagaagtgTGCTACAAAGCCCCATCTGGATGACGCTTTACTCGAATCATTTGCCAGTCTTTCAAGCAAGtgcaaagaagaagaggtagaGGATTTAGTGTACTTCATTTTAGACGTGTATCAATTTCACGGTGTTCCTGTTGCTCTGTCAGAGCTGGATATTGACCAA ATTGCCCTGGATGTAAAAGGCGCCTTAGAGAAGGTGGAAACGAAGCAAAACAATACCTCAAATGCTTTAGGAGAAGAACATatcttccttgctcttgACAAGAATGttcaatcttttccttggGAGTCAATTCCAATCCTTCGGGGGCGCCCAACTAGCCGtattccatctctttccttcctccttgatcAAGTCGCAATGGGTAATCATCTCCGACCATCTCTTACTCAGAGCGTCGTAGCTACAGACAATCATCTTGACATTAAGCGTACTGTCAACTCTCGAAGAACTTTCTACATTTTGAACCCTAGTGGTGATCTCGCGAGAACTGAAACGCATTTCAAACCATGGATTGATGAGATGGTAGAAAAGGCCGGTTGGAAAGGAATTGTCGGCAGACCCCCCACAGAGATGGAAATGCGAGCAGCGCTAAGGGATTATGACCTCGTCTT ATACTTTGGGCATGGAGGTGCAGAACAGTACATCAGTTCTCAAAAAATCAGATCGCTTCCTCAATGTGCAACGACCATGCTGTGGGGTTGTTCCTCTGGGCATTTGAAGGATCAGGGTGATTTCGATAGAACAGGTACAGCTTGGCATTACATGGTGGCTGGGTG TCCGTCTTTGGTTGGTAACCTCTGGGATGTCACTGACCGGGACATCGACAGAATTTCAGAGCATGTTCTCAAGCATGGCTTGCACCTAGATGCTGCTCACCAGCCTCAATCACGATCCCGTACCAACACGCTACTTCCTCTGTCAGAACTGTCGACGGTGCAAGCTGTCAACAAGGCGAGGAATGAGTGCAAACTGAAGTATCTCAATGGTGCGGCGCCGGTTGTTTACGGTTTGCCGGTGTATTTGCATTAG
- a CDS encoding hypothetical protein (HMMPfam hit to WD40, WD domain, G-beta repeat, score: 71.1, E(): 3e-18) codes for MSGSKQVENISYVDIQHDAIDVFDDVEQAVIMKEDIWISGYHHGETSVHGKAMVEFEDGGSINITARDGVKVERVTKTDFVVDIPALGISKRPVHFPKHVLHPPYEKASDVDPPLQINALSVNPKTPHIIVGGPDGYCMILPTGVMASPKKDGVKLKGHVGDIRAVRWFPSGEVVLTASADLTIRVFGMNGVNPRTFKGHSRAITSLAILGVGKTVLSAAKDGTIRLWDVGSGQQVKQWTTGGEKGTLVIEDFILVEESTAIEALGLQGQERVMLVQDQLAVWVQPWDGEGWLVETDKQIASLAYERETGTIAIGYSSGVVEIRDLASLIPGTTGKRKKIRRNESPIYSLAFGLDVEDGKIDLYLGTAAGLPCRLGVKCVADGYQVVVKDELAGWDAVSIECMEAVRDGMWCGGGEGGLRKYTV; via the exons ATGAGTGGCTCAAAACAAGTGGAGAATATATCCTATGTGGACATCCAG CATGATGCTATCGATGTCTTTGACGATGTCGAACAGGCGGTAATAATGAAGGAAGATATATGGATATCGGGC TATCATCACGGCGAAACCTCTGTCCATGGTAAAGCCATGGTGGAATTCGAAGACGGAGGGTCCATAAACATTACTGCTCGAGACGGAGTCAAGGTGGAAAGGGTAACAAAG ACAGACTTTGTGGTAGATATCCCGGCATTAGGAATTTCCAAACGGCCTGTACATTTCCCAAAGCACGTTCTACATCCTCCATACGAGAAAGCTTCAGACGTCGAT CCTCCATTACAAATCAATGCGCTCTCTGTGAACCCCAAAACGCCACACATCATCGTCGGAGGACCGGATGGATACTGTATGATCCTCCCAACGGGTGTCATGGCCTCACcgaagaaggatggtgtAAAGTTAAAGGGACATGTTGGAGACATAAGAGCCGTCAGATGGTTCCCCAGCGGTGAG GTGGTCCTCACAGCTTCCGCTGACCTCACTATTCGTGTCTTTGGCATGAACGGCGTCAATCCTCGTACATTTAAAGGTCATTCTCGGGCAATAACATCACTGGCTATTTTGGGTGTTGGCAAGACTGTTCTTTCAGCGGCCAAGGACGGAACCATCCGGCTCTGGGATGTTGGCAGTGGACAACAAGTGAAGCAATGGACAACTGGAGGTGAGAAGGGAACGTTAGTAATTGAAGATTTCATTTTGGTCGAAGAGTCAACAGCCATAGAAGCGTTAGGTCTCCAGGGCCAAGAAAGAGTCATGTTAGTCCAGGACCAGCTAGCTGTATGGGTACAGCCTTGGGATGGCGAGGGTTGGTTGGTGGAAACGGATAAGCAGATTGCGTCTCTGGCTTATGAGAGAGAAACGGGGACTATCGCGATCGGATACTCAAGCGGTGTCGTCGAGATTAGAGATCTTGCTTCTCTCATCCCAGGAACGACTGGCAAGCGGAAAAAGATAAGAAGAAACGAATCACCAATTTACAGTCTCGCTTTCGGCCTTGATGTCGAAGATGGCAAAATAGATTTATATCTTGGTACTGCCGCCGGTCTTCCTTGCCGTCTAGGAGTGAAGTGCGTGGCAGATGGGTACCAAGTAGTGGTGAAGGACGAATTGGCCGGATGGGATGCTGTTAGTATTGAGTGTATGGAGGCGGTGAGGGATGGGATGTGGTGCGGAGGAGGGGAGGGCGGATTGAGAAAGTACACAGTTTAA